Part of the Woronichinia naegeliana WA131 genome, TCAATTGCACCGAGTCTCTCAATCGTTTAGTCCTTTAGCCCATCGTCAACCCTTGACCGTGAGTTACTTACTGGATGATTCTCTTCATGCGATCGCGCCTTTTATGAACCATCACAGTCTGGAATGGCATTATCTGATGGAGACGAGCAGCTTAATTAAAGCGCAGGTGAAAAATCTCCCGAAGGAAGCTCCCTATTGGGCGGTTTGTTGGGGGGATCCTCACAGTGGCAATGTCCATTTCACAGAGGACGCTCAGTTAACCTTATTTGATTTTGATCAGTGTGGTTATGGTTGGCGTGCCTTTGATATTGGCAAGTTTTTACAGGTTTCACTACAAACAGGCTTAAATCGGACTGTGCGGGAAGCTTTTTTAGCTGGTTATCAAGCAGTTAGTTCCCTCACGGCTCAAGAGTTAGCCAGTCTGCAAAGTTTAACTCAGATGGCCTATATCTGGTCTTGGGCGATTCATCTTAACAGTGTCAAGCTTTACGATTATAGTCGTCTAGATTCCTATTATTTTAATTATCGTTTGCAACGTCTTAAACAACTGCGATCGCCGGATTGGCAATTATTCTAAGCGCAGCCAATCTTCTGGTGTATTACAGTTAAATAAAAAACGGCGATGACTGGTTGGTAATTCTGCCACAGACTGTTGACTCAACCATTGCTGAAAAGAACGTCCTCCCTGATTTAGAAACTGGGTTAACTCTGCTCCACAAGCTGTTCGATAAAAGCCACAGAGGGGTTCCCAGCCCTGGTTTGAACGGGGCAAGATTGCCATTGTCGTTGCAGAAATAGGGATGAAAGAGATTAAATATTGGCTTATAGTTTGCAGATCCGCCACGGTTAAACAGGGCAAATCACAGGCTAATAATAATACCCAGGTGGTTTGACAGAAGGGTAAGGCCTGACTAAATCCCCATAGGGGCCCCGGCGATCGCTGACAATCGGGGGGCCAACATTCGGGCAAAAGATGACAATCTTCTGGCACAACCATTTGATAACGTTCAACCCAGGGCGTAACCACATAAACAGTTGGAGCAACGGACTGAGCAACTTGACAAATACGGGTCAATAGAGGTATCCCATTACGGCTAAGTAGGGCTTTATCTTGCCCCATCCGTGAACTTTGTCCGCCAGCAAGGATAATAGCAGTAAGGTCAACCAAAGGAAAAATTGTCATGGCAGCGAATGACCCTTTTGGGGATAATAGACTCCAACGTTTGCGATTATGTCTGTATTTGATTCCAGTGTTAGGAGCGATTCCGTCTTTATGGGTAGTAACCCAAGCGGGCAAAGACTCTTCTCAGGTGAGAAGTATTGCTCGACGCTCCATCCTTTTAACAGGAAGTTGGCTCTTGATTTATGGATTGCTCTGGTGGAGTGGTTTACCAGAAAAATGGGTAAAAGCCTCGCCCTTCTAGGGCGACTTCCAGAGCAACTCAATGTTTTATCTGCAATCTTTTGTGATAAACTAGGGGAATGATAGTCAGAGAAGCCAAACTACTGAACGGAGCAAAAGAGCAATACCAATCTCTTGATGAAGCTATCTGTACCGCGCAATTTATCAGGAATAAAGCGGTCAGGTATTGGATGGATAATCAAGGGGTAGGTAAAGCCGATTTGTATGTGCTATGCAAAGAATTAGCCAAGGAATTTCCTTTTGCGAAAAAGTTGAATTCGGCGGCTAGACAAGCTAGTGCGGAACGTGCTTGGGCTTCTATATCCAGTTTCTACATCGTTGTAGAAAAGGAGAAAAGAAAAAAGGTTATCCCCAGTTTAAAAAACATTGTCGCTCTGTAGAATATAAAGTCTCAGGATGGAAGTTGTCCGAGGATTGCATGAAAATCACTTTCACTGGTGGTTTTAATGCTGGTTCCTTTTCCCTATATTGCAACAAAGAAACGAGAGAAGACCTGTTTCGATTAAAAATTAATCGGGTTCGAGTGGTGAGAAGAGCAGATGGCTATTATGCTCAGTTCTGCTTTGACGCTGACCGCAAAGAGCAAGGGGAATATACGGGTAACGTTGTCGGATTGGATTTGGGATTAAAATATTTCACCAAAGACCAAAACGATAATGCCGTAATCTATCCCCAGTTCTTAAGAAAATCTGAGCGTAAACTAAAAAAGGCTCAAAAACGCTTAAGCAAAAAGTTTGTAAAAGGGGCTAAACCCCAATCCAATAACTACCATAAAGCACGAAAAAGACTGGGTAAAACCCATCTTAAAATTCAACGCCAACGGCAAGATTGGGCAATTAAGCAAGCCCGAAACGTGGTGGCATCTAACGATGTCGTGGTGTATGAAGATTTAAAGGTGTCGAATATGGTCAAGAATCATCACTTGGCTAAGTCAATTTCTGATGCTAGTTGGTATCAATTCACCCAGTGGTTAGACTACTACGGGAAAATCTGGGACAAAGCAGTGGTGGCGGTTTCACCTCACTACACTTCTCAAGATTGTTCTAATTGTGGGCATCGGGCGAAAAAGTCATTGAGTACCGGGACTCATTCATGTCCCAATTGTGGAATAGAAATTTGTCGTGATACAAATGCGGCAATTAACATCCTTAAAAAGGGAATGGGAATTCTGGGAAGGTCATGGCAAAACAGTACCTTTGGGCAAAAGGAATCTGCCTCGGAAGAGGGAAAGCATAGG contains:
- a CDS encoding molybdenum cofactor guanylyltransferase, translated to MTIFPLVDLTAIILAGGQSSRMGQDKALLSRNGIPLLTRICQVAQSVAPTVYVVTPWVERYQMVVPEDCHLLPECWPPDCQRSPGPLWGFSQALPFCQTTWVLLLACDLPCLTVADLQTISQYLISFIPISATTMAILPRSNQGWEPLCGFYRTACGAELTQFLNQGGRSFQQWLSQQSVAELPTSHRRFLFNCNTPEDWLRLE
- a CDS encoding transposase, whose protein sequence is MGFYIQFLHRCRKGEKKKGYPQFKKHCRSVEYKVSGWKLSEDCMKITFTGGFNAGSFSLYCNKETREDLFRLKINRVRVVRRADGYYAQFCFDADRKEQGEYTGNVVGLDLGLKYFTKDQNDNAVIYPQFLRKSERKLKKAQKRLSKKFVKGAKPQSNNYHKARKRLGKTHLKIQRQRQDWAIKQARNVVASNDVVVYEDLKVSNMVKNHHLAKSISDASWYQFTQWLDYYGKIWDKAVVAVSPHYTSQDCSNCGHRAKKSLSTGTHSCPNCGIEICRDTNAAINILKKGMGILGRSWQNSTFGQKESASEEGKHRERTISIIEGKPTIVSGSL